A part of Blastopirellula marina genomic DNA contains:
- a CDS encoding lysophospholipid acyltransferase family protein, producing the protein MRKKLHPWIARTGGMALVTMLKSVMSTLDIRAMYFQAENDPANPFCPRRGIYIFWHEYITIPFALRGYCDISMLLSRHRDAEWLAHAASLMGFGTVRGSSSWGSIAALKELIKISRRQHLAITPDGPQGPRRELAQGPIYLASKLQMPLIPMGFGMDRPVRLGTWDKFALPRPFSRARMIMGEAIYVPRKMDRDQAEAYRLQVQRMLTQLTVTAENWAESHLPGENEVAFFPTATPLEVQKDTSAKRRFWQQAAASDLNPMRPPAKEMADGEPAILPFRAAS; encoded by the coding sequence ATGCGTAAGAAACTTCATCCCTGGATTGCACGAACCGGCGGTATGGCCCTGGTGACGATGCTGAAGTCCGTGATGAGTACGTTGGACATCCGGGCGATGTACTTCCAAGCCGAGAACGATCCGGCGAATCCCTTTTGCCCGCGTCGAGGCATTTATATTTTCTGGCACGAGTACATCACGATTCCCTTTGCTTTACGGGGGTATTGTGACATCTCAATGCTCTTAAGCCGCCATCGCGATGCTGAGTGGCTCGCACATGCGGCGTCGCTGATGGGCTTTGGGACCGTCCGTGGCTCTTCCAGTTGGGGAAGCATCGCAGCGCTGAAAGAGTTGATCAAGATTTCGCGCCGCCAGCATTTGGCCATCACGCCCGATGGCCCACAAGGTCCACGTCGCGAGTTGGCGCAAGGTCCGATCTATTTGGCCTCGAAGCTGCAAATGCCGCTCATTCCGATGGGCTTCGGCATGGATCGTCCGGTGCGACTGGGAACTTGGGACAAGTTCGCCCTGCCCCGCCCTTTCAGTCGCGCACGTATGATCATGGGGGAAGCGATCTACGTTCCTCGCAAGATGGATCGTGACCAGGCCGAAGCGTACCGGTTGCAAGTCCAGCGGATGTTGACGCAATTAACCGTCACGGCTGAAAACTGGGCGGAGTCCCATTTGCCGGGCGAAAACGAAGTGGCGTTCTTCCCGACAGCTACGCCGCTGGAGGTGCAGAAAGATACCTCCGCCAAGCGCCGTTTTTGGCAACAGGCGGCCGCAAGTGATCTAAATCCCATGCGGCCGCCCGCGAAAGAAATGGCGGACGGCGAACCGGCCATTTTGCCGTTTCGTGCCGCCTCTTAA
- the dapF gene encoding diaminopimelate epimerase: MSQMRFTKMHGAGNDYVYVNLFEESLPAAPEKLAPLVSDRHFGIGGDGMILIMPSEVADARMRMFNSDGSEAEMCGNGLRCVAKFVYDHGIAKKEKLRLETGAGLLAVELETDGVTAQRVTVNMGQPILDAAKIPTTFGGTPVVDEKLEIDGQMFEATCVSMGNPHCVIFVDKADDDLVLGIGPKIEHAPPFPARVNVEFIEVISPTEVRQRTWERGSGETLACGTGASAVCVAGVLAGKLHRRIVNHLLGGDLELYWSEEDNNVYMTGPAEEVFSGVWTIPQGVPLYSELA; encoded by the coding sequence ATGTCGCAGATGCGTTTTACGAAGATGCACGGAGCCGGAAACGACTACGTCTATGTGAATTTGTTTGAAGAGTCGCTCCCGGCTGCACCGGAGAAGCTGGCGCCGCTTGTTTCGGATCGCCATTTTGGGATTGGCGGTGACGGGATGATTTTGATCATGCCTTCCGAGGTAGCCGATGCCCGGATGCGGATGTTCAACTCCGACGGATCCGAAGCCGAAATGTGTGGTAACGGGCTCCGCTGTGTTGCGAAGTTCGTTTACGACCACGGTATCGCGAAGAAAGAGAAACTCCGCCTCGAAACCGGCGCCGGCCTATTGGCCGTCGAATTGGAAACCGATGGGGTAACGGCTCAGCGTGTGACCGTGAATATGGGGCAGCCGATCCTAGATGCGGCTAAGATTCCCACCACGTTCGGCGGAACACCGGTCGTCGATGAGAAGCTTGAGATCGACGGACAAATGTTCGAGGCGACATGCGTCTCGATGGGCAACCCGCACTGCGTGATTTTTGTCGACAAAGCAGACGACGATTTGGTGCTGGGGATCGGTCCGAAAATCGAACATGCTCCACCGTTCCCGGCCCGCGTGAATGTAGAATTCATTGAAGTCATCAGCCCGACCGAAGTTCGTCAACGAACATGGGAACGTGGCAGTGGCGAGACCTTGGCATGCGGCACTGGTGCTAGTGCTGTCTGCGTGGCGGGCGTGCTGGCAGGCAAGCTGCATCGCCGCATCGTAAACCACCTGCTCGGGGGCGATTTGGAGCTCTACTGGAGCGAAGAAGACAATAATGTCTACATGACCGGCCCGGCAGAAGAAGTTTTCAGTGGTGTCTGGACGATACCACAGGGTGTGCCTCTTTATTCGGAACTCGCCTAA
- a CDS encoding AsmA-like C-terminal domain-containing protein has translation MSRYFSATYRFLKWTTFIVVIVACALGIYLYHNLNNEIRSYVEQKFASHYDNLLVSVRSARFVEGKGIEIRGFSLSKRSSVYQTQEMVSVDEIMVYCTTNPMEFASGEFQVDRIVVKRPRLTATMEADGQLSLRHLFPAPKWGDDNPEVEVQDASFLLADRHGGNVRRILDDVDFEIKTEVVPGTGQAAGKNRIQKRIKAILNSQSWESAALTATIDEQSQSFTTQGTVSNLRIDDHLWQQFPEELRAKIKELTHLSGMANASFQASGSANGPINYLATIDLRDGSWSDPRLPNTIERIQGRVIASPPGVRIEKLVAYYENGSVSASLDRTGWAANSPMHVSATLKNFNLHEGLKGLLPYAMRESWERYQPSGTLDASVKLDFDGKRWTPEIHANCRGTNFVYSKFPYPVTQARGKIDLKNQLLDIDLSAYAGKSRISIIGSVTDPGPNSSGPIRIRSLDPISWDPTFEHALKVCHDGVYGVACDFHLQGQANVDFTLITHSNPNVEAEKTLRMQIIGASVKYEKFKYPISDINGHIIWKDGVVTIEQLTGFNDSGHITCRGTWREIPGDKRGDLNLTFACKDVPLDDELKAALPESGREGWDQLRPRGSIDHMDVQLHWPDAQGECDLWVNAQKWERSRNLSGRAISVEPVGFPYVLDDVVGSAEFRNGQVTLKNLTAQHGNVRVSTNGSCYFPEDRRWQIRFQDLRIENIVIDRALLLAVPEKLEKSLQQLQIGPMFHANGEVVLSNPNPGRPIQMNWNMTTHMAGGQIRRGSHIDNIYGAIRFEGQADETGTRTFGEYILDSATCRGIPVSNIRGPFWIDETQFLMGRHVPRNDNEPPRHVTANTFGGMVNLDSRMLLAGVQPFQVDVALANGTVGQMLIDTGQQNRAQTSGRVYGNISMTGTMESEYTYEGSGSIQLRDANVYQLPLAVAMLKVLNARFPNTNAFDTADVNYRLSGNYIYLDDIRLSGDALSVKGNGEAKLDGQISMQFYTEFGNQSFDLPVVRTVLGEASRSLMVIHVGGTIDNPTTEQEIFPMVNQTLEQLFPAKSVRLPIGAPPLPEQPAGVRRGNSIPH, from the coding sequence GTGAGTCGATATTTTTCCGCAACATATCGCTTTCTGAAGTGGACTACGTTTATCGTAGTGATCGTTGCGTGCGCGCTGGGGATCTATCTTTATCACAATCTGAACAACGAGATTCGCTCGTATGTCGAGCAGAAGTTCGCCAGTCATTACGACAATCTGTTAGTCTCGGTCCGCTCTGCTCGCTTTGTCGAGGGTAAAGGCATCGAGATCCGAGGCTTCTCGCTTTCCAAGCGATCGAGCGTCTATCAAACGCAAGAGATGGTCTCGGTCGACGAGATCATGGTCTACTGCACGACCAATCCAATGGAGTTCGCTTCGGGCGAGTTCCAGGTCGATCGGATCGTCGTCAAGCGTCCACGGCTGACAGCCACGATGGAAGCGGACGGCCAGTTGAGTCTCCGGCATCTCTTCCCCGCGCCTAAGTGGGGGGACGACAATCCAGAGGTTGAAGTCCAGGACGCTTCGTTTCTGTTAGCGGACCGACACGGCGGCAATGTTCGGCGAATCTTGGATGACGTTGATTTTGAAATCAAAACCGAAGTCGTTCCAGGCACCGGTCAAGCCGCGGGCAAGAACCGAATTCAAAAACGGATCAAAGCGATCCTCAATTCGCAAAGCTGGGAATCTGCGGCACTGACGGCGACGATCGACGAACAGTCGCAATCGTTCACCACGCAGGGAACCGTTAGCAATCTGCGAATCGACGACCATCTCTGGCAACAATTTCCAGAAGAACTGCGGGCGAAGATCAAAGAGCTGACCCATCTCAGTGGGATGGCCAACGCCTCGTTTCAAGCTTCCGGAAGTGCCAACGGGCCGATCAATTACTTGGCCACAATCGATCTTCGTGACGGAAGTTGGAGCGATCCACGACTGCCGAACACCATCGAGCGCATTCAGGGACGCGTGATTGCTTCGCCCCCTGGCGTACGCATCGAAAAGTTGGTTGCTTACTACGAAAACGGCTCGGTTAGTGCCTCGCTTGATCGAACCGGCTGGGCCGCGAATAGCCCGATGCACGTCTCGGCCACGCTGAAGAACTTCAACCTGCATGAGGGGCTAAAGGGATTGCTGCCGTACGCGATGCGAGAGAGCTGGGAACGGTACCAGCCATCCGGCACGCTGGACGCCTCGGTGAAGCTCGACTTCGATGGTAAGCGGTGGACTCCCGAGATTCACGCTAACTGTCGCGGTACGAACTTTGTCTATTCCAAGTTCCCTTATCCTGTGACTCAGGCACGTGGTAAGATCGATCTGAAGAACCAATTGCTCGATATCGATTTGTCCGCCTATGCCGGCAAGTCGCGGATCTCCATTATCGGCAGTGTGACTGACCCAGGCCCGAATAGCAGTGGCCCGATTCGCATTCGCTCGTTGGACCCGATCAGTTGGGATCCAACCTTTGAGCATGCTCTGAAAGTTTGTCACGATGGTGTTTACGGCGTTGCTTGTGATTTCCATTTGCAAGGGCAAGCCAACGTCGATTTCACGTTGATCACGCATAGCAATCCCAACGTCGAGGCGGAAAAGACATTGCGGATGCAGATCATCGGCGCATCGGTCAAATACGAGAAGTTCAAGTATCCGATCTCGGATATCAACGGTCACATTATTTGGAAAGATGGTGTTGTCACGATCGAGCAGCTCACGGGCTTCAACGATAGTGGACATATCACCTGTCGCGGAACGTGGCGTGAAATCCCTGGCGATAAGCGAGGCGATTTGAATCTGACGTTTGCCTGTAAAGATGTTCCTCTCGATGATGAACTCAAGGCCGCCCTGCCCGAGTCTGGACGAGAAGGATGGGACCAATTGCGTCCACGTGGGTCGATCGATCACATGGATGTTCAGCTGCATTGGCCCGATGCCCAGGGAGAATGTGATCTGTGGGTGAACGCTCAAAAATGGGAACGTAGTCGTAACCTTTCTGGTCGTGCAATCTCGGTCGAGCCGGTTGGTTTTCCTTATGTTCTGGACGACGTCGTTGGCAGTGCCGAGTTTCGTAACGGACAAGTCACGCTGAAGAATCTCACGGCTCAGCATGGCAACGTGCGTGTCTCGACCAACGGAAGTTGTTACTTTCCGGAAGATCGACGTTGGCAAATTCGATTCCAAGATCTGCGGATCGAGAACATTGTGATCGATCGTGCTTTGTTATTGGCTGTTCCCGAGAAACTGGAGAAGTCGCTACAGCAATTACAAATTGGCCCCATGTTCCATGCCAACGGCGAAGTGGTCCTATCAAACCCCAACCCTGGCCGACCCATTCAGATGAACTGGAACATGACCACGCACATGGCCGGTGGGCAGATTCGGCGTGGATCGCACATCGACAATATCTACGGAGCGATTCGTTTCGAGGGGCAAGCAGACGAAACAGGAACGCGAACCTTTGGTGAGTACATACTTGATAGTGCCACGTGTCGTGGGATTCCTGTGTCGAATATCCGCGGTCCGTTTTGGATCGACGAAACACAGTTCCTGATGGGTCGTCATGTCCCTCGTAACGATAACGAGCCACCACGCCATGTGACGGCCAACACCTTCGGTGGCATGGTGAACTTGGATAGTCGCATGCTGCTGGCCGGCGTGCAGCCGTTTCAAGTCGATGTCGCCTTGGCCAACGGAACGGTCGGCCAAATGCTGATCGATACCGGCCAGCAAAACCGAGCCCAAACTTCGGGGCGTGTTTACGGCAACATTAGCATGACCGGCACCATGGAAAGTGAATACACTTATGAAGGCTCAGGCTCGATTCAACTGCGTGATGCCAACGTCTACCAGCTTCCGTTAGCGGTGGCGATGTTGAAAGTGCTGAATGCCCGCTTCCCAAACACGAATGCTTTCGACACAGCCGATGTGAACTATCGCCTTTCTGGCAACTACATCTACCTCGACGATATCCGCCTATCTGGCGACGCCCTTTCGGTGAAAGGGAACGGCGAAGCGAAGCTCGACGGGCAGATCAGCATGCAGTTCTACACCGAATTCGGTAATCAATCGTTTGATTTGCCCGTTGTACGAACCGTACTTGGCGAAGCGAGTCGCAGTTTGATGGTGATCCATGTCGGTGGTACGATCGATAACCCAACGACCGAACAAGAGATCTTCCCCATGGTAAATCAAACGCTGGAGCAGCTCTTCCCGGCAAAATCGGTTCGCCTGCCGATCGGGGCACCACCTTTACCGGAACAGCCCGCTGGCGTGCGACGTGGTAATTCGATTCCTCATTAG
- a CDS encoding glycosyltransferase family 39 protein yields MSSVKQVANPKPREFFWLLALIVVVGLLVRIGAAVWWESRMPAGERFLFGDSLGYEIHARHIAKGEDFAYGSAYVTRTPGYCVMLAPFYWFADEPPTMALRMVGIVCGAAAIALAAWIARMLFDPVAAVIAAALVALYPGAIAMSVFILSEAPFAPLMLLNLGWIIVALRGETMTKRLNFAALAGVVFGIAILTRPSWLMFPFFAVPFGIVFYPQRKQQLAIYAMAALTAAMVMTPWWVRNYQVIGQFVPTTLQVGASLYDGISPIATGASDMRFVNDFEQQLQAIEAEATQPLPGTHESRRDAMMKQAAIEWAFDNPVQVMRLAAVKFWRYWTPLGNNEEMSGKMAFVLAAGYLPIVVTGLWGTTLYARRSWTYLLLALPIFYFCCLHMVFVSSIRYRQPPMLALAVLSAGLLASWLHKAWPNAAEVPATKGESDFTEKS; encoded by the coding sequence ATGTCTAGCGTAAAACAAGTTGCGAATCCAAAACCGCGAGAGTTTTTCTGGCTTCTGGCTTTGATCGTGGTTGTGGGGCTTCTCGTTCGGATCGGCGCGGCCGTCTGGTGGGAATCGAGAATGCCCGCAGGTGAGCGATTTTTGTTCGGTGATAGTCTCGGCTACGAGATCCATGCACGGCACATCGCTAAGGGAGAAGACTTCGCGTACGGCTCCGCCTATGTGACGCGAACGCCTGGTTACTGCGTGATGTTGGCTCCTTTCTACTGGTTTGCGGATGAGCCGCCGACGATGGCGTTACGGATGGTCGGAATCGTCTGTGGTGCGGCAGCAATCGCCCTGGCAGCGTGGATCGCGCGGATGTTGTTCGATCCGGTAGCCGCCGTGATCGCGGCCGCGCTGGTTGCCCTTTACCCCGGGGCAATCGCGATGAGCGTCTTCATCCTTAGCGAAGCCCCCTTTGCGCCGCTCATGCTGTTGAACCTCGGTTGGATCATTGTGGCACTCAGGGGCGAGACCATGACGAAGCGTCTTAACTTTGCCGCATTGGCCGGTGTTGTTTTCGGAATCGCCATTCTTACGCGTCCCAGTTGGTTGATGTTCCCCTTCTTTGCCGTGCCGTTTGGAATCGTTTTTTACCCGCAGCGTAAGCAGCAGTTGGCGATCTATGCGATGGCCGCCTTAACCGCTGCGATGGTGATGACTCCGTGGTGGGTTCGCAACTATCAAGTGATTGGCCAGTTTGTGCCGACGACCCTGCAAGTTGGTGCCAGTCTTTACGACGGCATTAGCCCGATCGCGACTGGGGCCAGCGATATGCGTTTTGTGAACGACTTCGAGCAACAACTACAAGCGATCGAAGCCGAAGCGACCCAGCCGCTACCTGGCACACACGAATCACGCCGCGATGCCATGATGAAGCAGGCCGCCATCGAGTGGGCCTTTGATAACCCAGTTCAAGTCATGCGACTGGCGGCCGTGAAGTTTTGGCGATATTGGACGCCGCTGGGCAATAACGAAGAAATGAGCGGCAAGATGGCCTTCGTTCTGGCGGCTGGTTATTTGCCGATCGTTGTCACAGGGCTATGGGGAACGACGCTTTACGCCCGGCGATCTTGGACGTATTTGCTGCTCGCGCTGCCGATCTTCTATTTCTGTTGTCTGCACATGGTCTTTGTTAGCTCGATCCGCTATCGTCAGCCCCCAATGCTAGCGTTGGCGGTGCTCAGTGCCGGGCTGTTAGCAAGCTGGCTGCATAAAGCGTGGCCGAATGCTGCTGAAGTACCCGCAACCAAGGGGGAAAGCGATTTCACCGAGAAAAGCTAG
- a CDS encoding MFS transporter, producing the protein MSTAETSQPPQYNRMALLIASFMTLIAAGVGFGVRAGILNDWANRYGFTKVELGTITGGGLVGFGVTIIFFSFLADNFLGYKKLLTLAFVLHALSVIITLAATPVFLFAGKDATYWCLYVGVFIFALANGVCEAVINPLVATLFPKEKTHYLNILHAGWPAGLIIGGIIGYLFCGEGAKIVHAYWEIPLALYMVPTLIYGLMVVKEAFPPSEAAAAGVTTKEMLLQFLSPLLLFLFLIHAMVGYVELGTDSWITNIMENVIKENAFLLFIYTSAIMFVLRFFAGPIVHKINPLGLLFVCAIFGCTGLYWLGSANTGYAIVAAATVYGLGKTFFWPTMLGVVGERFPRGGAITMGVMGGIGMLSAGLLGGPGIGYKQDYFATQKMEQLDPTLFEEYRSAEKKSFLFFPEVYALNGAKVGVLSDDGEELARRTEIEEKEGGVSKETLALNEWWDANKPANEAKLEETQRIVEEANIYGGRMALKWTALVPATMGVCYLILVIYFQLQGGYKQVVLHGEESETEKYTGGVEGPVE; encoded by the coding sequence ATGTCCACTGCCGAAACGTCGCAGCCGCCGCAATACAACCGGATGGCGCTTCTCATAGCCAGTTTCATGACCCTTATCGCCGCCGGTGTCGGTTTCGGGGTTCGTGCTGGGATCTTGAACGACTGGGCGAACCGTTACGGTTTCACCAAGGTGGAACTCGGGACGATCACTGGTGGTGGCCTGGTTGGTTTCGGTGTCACGATCATCTTCTTCAGCTTCCTGGCCGACAACTTCCTTGGCTACAAGAAGCTGTTGACGTTGGCATTCGTCCTACATGCCTTGTCGGTAATCATCACCTTAGCGGCAACTCCGGTTTTCTTATTTGCAGGTAAGGATGCCACCTACTGGTGCCTTTACGTTGGGGTGTTCATTTTCGCATTGGCTAACGGTGTGTGCGAAGCGGTCATCAATCCACTGGTGGCAACTCTGTTCCCAAAAGAAAAGACCCACTATCTCAATATCCTGCATGCAGGCTGGCCTGCTGGTCTGATCATCGGCGGTATCATCGGTTATCTGTTCTGCGGCGAAGGCGCTAAAATCGTTCACGCCTACTGGGAAATCCCGTTGGCACTGTACATGGTGCCGACGTTGATCTACGGCCTCATGGTCGTGAAGGAAGCCTTCCCACCGTCGGAAGCCGCCGCCGCAGGCGTGACAACAAAGGAAATGCTGCTTCAGTTCCTTTCGCCGTTGCTGTTGTTCCTGTTCCTGATTCATGCAATGGTCGGTTACGTGGAACTGGGTACCGACAGCTGGATCACGAACATCATGGAAAACGTGATTAAAGAGAACGCGTTCCTGCTATTCATCTACACTTCGGCGATCATGTTTGTCCTACGATTCTTCGCAGGACCGATCGTTCACAAGATTAACCCTCTTGGTCTGTTGTTTGTCTGTGCCATTTTTGGTTGCACCGGTTTGTATTGGCTTGGATCGGCCAACACCGGCTACGCGATTGTCGCCGCTGCTACGGTTTACGGCTTGGGTAAAACGTTCTTCTGGCCAACCATGCTGGGTGTGGTCGGCGAACGATTCCCGCGTGGTGGTGCCATCACGATGGGTGTGATGGGGGGTATCGGGATGCTTTCTGCTGGTTTGCTTGGCGGCCCCGGCATCGGCTACAAGCAGGACTACTTCGCCACGCAGAAGATGGAACAACTCGACCCAACATTGTTCGAGGAATACCGATCGGCCGAGAAAAAGTCATTCCTTTTCTTCCCAGAAGTCTACGCCCTCAATGGTGCCAAAGTGGGTGTCCTGAGCGACGATGGTGAGGAACTGGCACGACGTACCGAAATCGAAGAAAAAGAAGGGGGCGTCTCCAAAGAGACCCTGGCCCTCAATGAATGGTGGGACGCCAACAAGCCTGCTAACGAAGCGAAACTAGAAGAAACTCAGCGAATCGTCGAAGAAGCCAATATCTACGGTGGACGTATGGCGTTGAAGTGGACCGCCTTGGTTCCGGCGACAATGGGCGTTTGCTACCTGATTCTCGTTATCTACTTCCAATTGCAAGGTGGCTATAAGCAAGTCGTCCTGCATGGGGAAGAATCGGAAACCGAGAAGTACACTGGCGGTGTCGAGGGCCCCGTCGAGTAG
- a CDS encoding glycoside hydrolase family 16 protein: MTLRMLFCVVGIVASSVGLARAQDLPSLPPGARLTLEEDWSSEKIDAEKWYVYRKKWGDGNHGVVPENVAIETDEVHGKSRNVLVCTAHGDRYDGPVQGWWGNKTRVGGVIVSQAYFASGRFEVVLKIGTKQSHSGGPADPVKPKGCVPAIWTYGYRWVEGDSARKNAFQADVPLYNPHMPAYNMAVNEYWSELDFPEFGKSGDFNRAMYNTFLQNRHDNRFFDVADAIDGEYHTLTTEWRTQLRPLPGITDKQVVEAEGYYWIHDPAVPFSEYWGNPLKRIGPDQYSLYEGKVATHYLDGKKIAENDKWVPAMAGQLTLGVWLPSWAGPADWKTAQVRFAQVKVWQYDDEGDVRGIMKGRNPNNFAPDGTPLK, from the coding sequence ATGACTTTGCGTATGCTCTTTTGTGTTGTTGGAATTGTTGCCAGCAGTGTTGGTCTCGCCCGTGCTCAAGATCTACCCTCATTACCCCCCGGGGCGAGGTTGACACTCGAAGAAGATTGGTCGTCGGAAAAGATTGACGCCGAAAAGTGGTACGTTTATCGAAAAAAATGGGGAGACGGAAACCATGGCGTGGTGCCTGAGAATGTGGCGATTGAAACGGACGAAGTGCATGGTAAGTCACGGAACGTCTTGGTCTGCACTGCGCACGGCGATCGTTATGATGGCCCCGTTCAAGGATGGTGGGGAAACAAGACGCGGGTTGGAGGAGTGATCGTCAGCCAAGCGTACTTCGCTTCGGGACGGTTCGAGGTCGTTCTGAAAATCGGGACCAAGCAATCGCATTCTGGTGGTCCTGCCGATCCGGTTAAACCGAAGGGCTGTGTCCCAGCGATTTGGACGTACGGTTATCGCTGGGTGGAGGGTGATTCGGCGAGAAAGAATGCGTTTCAAGCCGATGTCCCGCTCTATAATCCGCACATGCCAGCCTACAACATGGCGGTTAACGAGTATTGGTCGGAACTCGACTTCCCCGAGTTCGGCAAGTCGGGTGACTTTAATCGTGCGATGTATAACACGTTTCTCCAAAACCGCCACGATAACCGCTTCTTTGACGTAGCCGATGCCATCGACGGCGAGTATCACACGCTCACCACGGAATGGCGAACTCAACTCCGTCCGCTGCCAGGAATCACCGATAAGCAAGTTGTGGAAGCAGAAGGTTACTACTGGATTCACGATCCTGCAGTTCCGTTCAGCGAGTACTGGGGAAATCCGCTCAAACGAATCGGGCCAGATCAGTATTCCTTGTACGAAGGAAAGGTCGCCACGCACTATCTCGACGGAAAAAAAATTGCTGAGAACGACAAATGGGTTCCTGCGATGGCGGGGCAACTTACGCTCGGTGTCTGGTTGCCGAGTTGGGCCGGGCCGGCCGACTGGAAGACTGCTCAGGTCCGCTTCGCCCAGGTCAAAGTCTGGCAGTATGATGACGAAGGGGACGTGCGGGGCATCATGAAAGGACGCAACCCGAACAACTTTGCCCCAGATGGAACCCCTTTGAAGTAA
- the tilS gene encoding tRNA lysidine(34) synthetase TilS has protein sequence MTIVDHPMSDLSQRFFEQWPRDSWRNRSILVAVSGGADSVALLRLLADRADPATRNKLVVVHFNHRLRGSASDEDAAFVEALAAKLELATCFEAASSGWVQEAVGGQGLEANARGMRYAFFERVAREVEARYLVTAHHRDDQIETVLHRILRGTGIAGLGGIQTAREWLPGVGLVRPLLSFSRHEIVQYLRSIDQPWREDTSNATDAFTRNRIRNQLLPHLRDAYGDHVDDALFRLGRQANDCQEVIDLQVQELLDTAVKTSTFGRSVVVRKLEKVHPYLVRELFVRIWTDQNWPRQEMTQLHWERLSNLAKSDDLTATDTMPGNIRVFRDEDVLVLRMLG, from the coding sequence GTGACGATTGTTGACCACCCCATGAGCGACCTCTCGCAGCGATTTTTCGAGCAATGGCCGCGAGATTCGTGGCGAAATCGCTCGATCTTGGTGGCAGTCTCCGGCGGGGCGGATAGTGTCGCATTATTACGGCTCTTGGCGGATAGAGCGGACCCTGCCACCCGAAATAAGCTCGTTGTCGTTCACTTCAATCACCGTCTGCGTGGGTCAGCCTCGGACGAAGATGCGGCGTTCGTCGAAGCTTTGGCTGCCAAGCTAGAACTGGCAACGTGTTTTGAAGCTGCTAGCAGTGGTTGGGTGCAAGAGGCCGTCGGTGGCCAAGGGCTGGAAGCCAATGCCCGAGGAATGCGTTACGCGTTTTTCGAGCGCGTGGCACGAGAGGTCGAAGCACGTTACTTGGTGACGGCCCACCATCGAGACGATCAAATCGAAACCGTGCTACATCGAATCTTGCGAGGCACTGGTATCGCTGGTCTGGGTGGGATTCAGACGGCTCGCGAGTGGCTGCCTGGCGTGGGCTTGGTGCGTCCCCTGCTCTCGTTCTCGCGACATGAAATCGTTCAATACTTGCGTTCGATCGATCAGCCTTGGCGAGAAGATACTTCCAATGCCACCGACGCGTTCACCCGAAATCGCATTCGCAATCAGTTGTTGCCCCACTTGCGCGATGCCTACGGCGATCACGTCGACGACGCCCTCTTTCGACTTGGTCGGCAGGCCAACGATTGTCAGGAAGTCATCGACCTTCAGGTGCAAGAACTTCTCGATACGGCGGTAAAGACTTCGACGTTCGGTCGATCGGTCGTCGTACGGAAGCTGGAAAAAGTTCATCCTTATCTGGTGCGGGAATTGTTCGTTCGCATCTGGACCGACCAGAATTGGCCACGCCAGGAAATGACGCAGCTGCACTGGGAGCGTCTGAGTAATCTGGCGAAATCGGACGATCTGACCGCCACCGATACTATGCCAGGAAATATCCGCGTCTTCCGAGACGAGGATGTCCTGGTTTTACGAATGCTTGGATAG